The Acipenser ruthenus chromosome 25, fAciRut3.2 maternal haplotype, whole genome shotgun sequence genome has a window encoding:
- the LOC117414252 gene encoding nuclear inhibitor of protein phosphatase 1-like: protein MAANENAISPLFDCPTWAGKPPPGLHLDVVKIDKLVEKLIIDEKKYYLFGRNPDICDFTIDHQSCSRVHAALVYHKHLKRVFLIDLNSTHGTYLGRIRLEPHKPQQVPIDSTVSFGASTRLYTLREKPQTQPSTTTGDAKTGEDEELKGLLGLPEEETELENLTEFNTAHNKRISTLTIEEGNLDIQRPKRKRRSSRVIFSDEEEIINPEDVDPSVGRFRNMIQTAVVPIKKKKLEGHGTLGLEEAVARRMQNFPFSTGLYGDLPPTSHEAGGHSHGAHGGTTILGGLPMPFPNLAPDVDLTPASVPPTVALNPTPTPGAGFPSETLNEPKKKKYAKEAWPGKKPTPSLLI from the exons GGCAGGCAAACCACCCCCAGGGCTGCATTTGGACGTTGTGAAGATAGACAAGCTTGTAGAG AAACTGATCATTGATGAGAAGAAGTACTACCTGTTCGGCAGGAACCCTGATATCTGTGACTTTACGATTGATCACCAGTCCTGCTCCAGAGTGCATGCAGCCTTGGTCTACCACAAGCACTTGAAGAGGGTGTTCCTTATCGACCTCAACAGCA CACACGGCACATACCTGGGGCGCATCCGTCTGGAGCCCCACAAGCCGCAGCAGGTACCCATCGACTCGACGGTGTCGTTCGGAGCCTCCACGAGACTCTACACCCTGCGAGAGAAGCCACAGACCCAGCCGAGCACGACCACTGGGGACGCCAAGACAGGGGAGGACGAGGAGCTGAAGGGGCTGCTAGGACTGCCGGAGGAGGAGACCGAACTGGAG AACCTGACAGAGTTCAACACAGCACACAACAAGCGAATCTCCACTTTGACCATCGAGGAGGGCAACCTGGACATCCAGCGACCGAAACGCAAGCGGAGGAGCTCCAGAGTGATCTTCAGCGATGAGGAAGAGATCATCAACCCAG AGGATGTGGATCCCTCAGTTGGTCGTTTCAGAAACATGATCCAAACAGCTGTTGTTCCAATAAAG AAGAAGAAGCTGGAAGGTCACGGCACGCTGGGGCTGGAGGAGGCGGTGGCCCGGCGCATGCAGAACTTCCCCTTCAGCACAGGGCTGTATGGAGACCTGCCCCCCACCAGCCACGAGGCAGGGGGGCACTCCCACGGGGCTCACGGGGGGACCACCATCCTGGGGGGACTCCCCATGCCGTTCCCCAACCTTGCCCCCGACGTGGACCTGACCCCGGCCTCAGTCCCGCCCACCGTCGCCCtgaaccccacccccacccccgggGCTGGCTTCCCCTCCGAGACACTCAACGAGCCCAAGAAGAAGAAATACGCCAAGGAGGCCTGGCCGGGCAAGAAGCCTACCCCCTCCCTGCTCATCTGA